DNA from Desulfarculus baarsii DSM 2075:
TTCCACGCGCCCCAACTCAAACACATCGACTACACGCCGCAAGAGCTTTTCGACGAGAACTACCGGGCCAATCTGCGCTTCAATTTTTTGGCAAACCGCAACCTGGCCCTGGGTTCACCGGCGGCGCTGGAACAGGCGCGGCGGGATTTCACCTATGTCCTGGACATGGCCCCGACGCATGTTTTCGCCTGGTTGGGCCTGGCCACCATTGCCCAGCGCCAGCGGCGTCCCGACCTGGCCGGGCAATATCTGGCCAAGGCGCGGCACGGCCTGGCCAACGATTCGTTCGATTGGGCCAATTATCTGCAAGGCTTTGGCATGAGCCTGGACGCGCCGGCCGACGGGCCGGGCGGCGGCTGGGCCGATCACTTTGTCGCGGCGCAAGGCCATGCATAGCCAGCAGGCCCGCCTGGCCGGGCAATACCTTTTCGTCAACCCCGTCGCGCCGGCCGACAAGCCGCCCGAACGCCACGCGGCCAGGCTGGGCGATCAATGGTATTTCTCCAGCGGTGGCCGGTTGTTTTGCATCGCCGCCACCGAGTTGGCCCGTAGTGAGGCCAGCCTGGGCCCGGCGCGGGAAGTCCCGCTGCCGGCGGGGCGGGTGCGCGGCCTGATCTCGTTCAAGGGCTGCCTGGGCGTGGCCCTCCAAGCGCCGGATCAGGGGCGCACGCGGCTCTTTTGCCGGCGATCCGCCGACGCCCAGTGGCGGCCGGGCCCGGAGTTCGTTGGCGAGCCGTCGCAGTTCTGCCGTGGGCCCGGCGACCGCGCGGCCTTTTTCGCCGTCAACCCCGACGACAAGGACCAGCCGGAGCCCCGGCCGATCTATTATTCGACCGACGGCATGAACTGGGTCGTCTTCGATTACATCCACGCCACCGAGGCCCAGCACGTGCACAGCCTTGGCCTCCTGCAAGACGATCTGGTCCTGTTGGTGGGCGACCTGCACTTCCGGCATCTGCGCATCCGCGCCTTTGATCAGGGCGGCCAGGTGATCGACGATCCGCTGGGGCGCCACCGCCGCTATCTGGGCCTGGCCGAACACTCGCTCTATCACATGCTGCCCGGCCCGGACGGGCGGCCCCTTTTCGCCCTGGACGGGCCGACGATTTTGCTGGACGCGGCCGGACAGGTGGCGTTCAAGGATCAGAGCCCCATGGCCAGCGGTTTTCAGGTGGCGGCCCATGGTTGCTTCGCCGCCCGGCCCGACGCGCTGATCTTTGGCGTGTGGCGGCGTAGCGCCCAAAGCCCCTTCCCCTGCCTGTACGTGGCCACGCCCAGCCGGTTTTACAAATACGTCAATCAGAGCCGGCCCTTTGCCGAAGGCCTGGCCTGGACGGGCTATCAGTTCAACGACGCCACGCCGCGAAACCTGGGCGGCGTGGGCGACCATTGTTTTTGGCCGTGTTATGGCTGCGAGTCGGCCTACTTTGCGTTACTGGATCAGGCCGAGGCCGAGCAACTGCTGCGCAACCAGGGCGGCCGCCTGACGGTCGTCCCCGGCGATCAACGGCGGGCCACTTTCACCTTGCCGGCGCTGCTGCCGTTGGATTGACGCGCGTTTTGGCGCCGAGCGCCTTGGGCGGCGCGGCGGGGTGGGTAGTCGGGCTGCCCCGGTCGAGGCCCCCAAAATACAAAGAGCCACGCCCGGCGCGTGGCTCTGAAAAAAAGGCGTGGTGGGCGGTGCGAGATTCGAACTCACGGCCTTTGGCTCCGGAGGCCAACGCTCTATCCAACTGAGCTAACCGCCCACGCCGTCGTCACATCGGCTTTCATATCACACCGGCCGCGCCTTGTCCACCGGCGGCGCGGCCCCCTGGTCATTTTGCCCGGCGGCGGATTATCGGCCAAACCGCGCCCCAGGCCCACGGACGGGCTTGCCATTTGCGCCCTTGTGGCGTAATTATGGGCAATCCGAAAAAAACCGGCGACTCAACCGCCGCCCGAGCCCATGGAGTTGTCATGAGCAAAGTCACCTTCAGCATGGAAGACCAAGTGGCCGTCGTCAGCATGGATGACGGCAAGGCCAACGCCTTTGATTTCGAGATGTTCGCCGAATTGAACCAGGCCATGGACCAGGCCGAGGCCGCCAAGGCCAAGCTGGTGGTCTTTCAGGGCCGCGAGGGGTTGTTCTGTGGCGGCTTGAACCTCAAGCTGCTGCCGACCCTGCCGCCGGAGAAGATCCTGGAAATGGTCAACCAATTCGGCCAGACCATGTGCCGCGTCTTTTTGCTGCCCATCCCCACCGTCGCGGCCATTGCCGGCCACTCCATCGCCGGCGGCATGCAACTGGCCTTTGCCTGCGACCGCCGCGTGG
Protein-coding regions in this window:
- a CDS encoding enoyl-CoA hydratase/isomerase family protein yields the protein MSKVTFSMEDQVAVVSMDDGKANAFDFEMFAELNQAMDQAEAAKAKLVVFQGREGLFCGGLNLKLLPTLPPEKILEMVNQFGQTMCRVFLLPIPTVAAIAGHSIAGGMQLAFACDRRVVKDGPIRLQMNEMLTGMVLPSWMLRICKSVIPTQWQAEVLLHARTYSPAEALAKNIIHAVAPADQDIVAAAKQACQDLLALEPGAYSYTKRLMHGPGLAEDLAKLPAEMARK